One Legionella hackeliae genomic region harbors:
- the traN gene encoding type-F conjugative transfer system mating-pair stabilization protein TraN, with translation MSKWVVLMALLSMGCFANQTGTDFNAFKNYAKSLNAQPKDAMHGFDPHALFDQYSEHPAQEGYYQGIQKEQTDLSSQANAAIKNDPGAKTVIDHFGTNKFELNQANSVLAQSQLIQDESYAITHGQSNDRVQCSNQKPTCTIKTHEEQCFSSRLLPDQTCTKYLKVLVDSEKVVQRADFSFYVAKKWTGVITVNLVTGAITNAVGGSVPYPIRMKHSCDGMSATIHSIRNNGANAYWVQVIGTPTCANNGLLTFYINKGWGRIYPIQVALTVTAHSKPYISQEYWDNHCMSFENKGSLCRIKKEQCTDTQSPKVIDGLPVSRACWAKELTYSCSSAAADECITQKNKGCFQTASECARFDKQTCALYKQTYSCQENVCEAPIECIKDLFCADGDCTEHSQTQNTDFGQSVSSLAVVGEAGHELSQQPNASLFGGKAVQCKIWPLDLIDCCHDKGWGKDIDLLHCRDEDKALGRAKLNYVAHYLGEYCSEEVAGVCLEHKRSYCVFPSKMARIIQEARLTQVNGHGLGDAEHPTCAGMSVAELQKMDLGRVDFVTPIYPFGYGTPNKAAGIAGDLKIKSQDPKKSIDEVTRRMQKKAGEL, from the coding sequence ATGTCTAAGTGGGTTGTTTTAATGGCGTTACTTTCTATGGGATGTTTTGCGAATCAAACAGGAACCGATTTTAACGCCTTTAAAAATTATGCTAAATCGTTAAACGCCCAACCTAAAGATGCCATGCACGGATTTGATCCCCATGCGCTTTTTGATCAGTACTCAGAGCACCCTGCGCAAGAAGGATACTATCAAGGGATTCAAAAGGAGCAAACAGATTTATCAAGCCAGGCCAATGCGGCGATTAAAAATGATCCTGGTGCCAAAACGGTCATTGATCATTTTGGAACAAACAAATTTGAACTCAATCAAGCAAATTCCGTATTGGCTCAATCTCAATTGATTCAGGATGAAAGTTATGCGATTACGCACGGACAATCCAATGATCGTGTTCAATGCTCGAATCAAAAGCCTACCTGCACGATTAAGACACATGAAGAACAATGCTTCAGCTCTCGTTTATTGCCCGATCAAACCTGCACCAAGTACCTTAAGGTCCTGGTGGACTCCGAAAAAGTGGTGCAACGCGCTGATTTTTCGTTTTATGTTGCTAAAAAATGGACCGGAGTGATTACTGTAAATTTGGTGACTGGCGCAATCACTAATGCTGTGGGTGGCTCTGTTCCTTATCCCATTCGGATGAAACATTCGTGTGATGGAATGAGTGCCACCATTCATTCGATACGAAATAATGGGGCGAATGCGTATTGGGTTCAGGTGATTGGTACTCCAACATGCGCTAATAATGGGTTGTTGACCTTTTATATTAATAAAGGATGGGGACGAATTTATCCCATTCAAGTTGCTTTGACGGTCACAGCACACTCCAAACCCTACATCAGCCAAGAATATTGGGACAATCATTGCATGAGCTTTGAAAATAAGGGGTCGCTGTGTCGAATCAAAAAAGAACAATGCACGGATACTCAGTCACCTAAAGTAATTGATGGTCTTCCTGTATCCCGTGCGTGTTGGGCAAAAGAGCTGACGTATTCTTGTTCTAGCGCGGCTGCTGATGAATGCATCACACAGAAAAATAAAGGGTGTTTTCAAACGGCCTCTGAGTGTGCGCGTTTTGATAAGCAGACTTGTGCCCTGTATAAGCAAACGTACAGTTGTCAAGAAAATGTGTGTGAAGCACCTATCGAATGTATTAAAGACTTATTTTGTGCCGATGGTGACTGTACAGAGCATTCCCAAACCCAAAATACTGATTTTGGGCAAAGTGTTTCTTCTTTAGCGGTTGTGGGGGAAGCGGGGCATGAATTAAGTCAACAACCCAATGCGTCTCTTTTTGGTGGTAAAGCAGTGCAATGCAAAATATGGCCCTTGGATCTTATTGATTGTTGTCATGATAAAGGATGGGGAAAAGACATTGATTTGCTTCATTGTCGTGATGAAGACAAAGCGCTGGGTCGCGCCAAATTAAATTATGTAGCTCATTATCTGGGCGAGTATTGTAGTGAAGAAGTGGCTGGGGTTTGTTTAGAACACAAACGCTCTTACTGCGTATTTCCAAGCAAAATGGCCCGAATTATCCAGGAGGCTCGTCTTACACAAGTTAATGGTCATGGTTTAGGTGATGCAGAGCATCCAACCTGTGCAGGAATGAGTGTTGCGGAACTGCAGAAGATGGATTTGGGGCGGGTTGATTTTGTGACCCCAATCTATCCTTTTGGTTACGGGACACCCAATAAAGCGGCAGGGATTGCAGGTGATCTAAAGATCAAGTCTCAAGATCCTAAAAAGTCCATTGATGAAGTCACACGAAGAATGCAAAAAAAGGCAGGTGAGTTATGA
- the traU gene encoding conjugal transfer pilus assembly protein TraU translates to MNKKTLITRFMVLFLLSSLNFIYASQCKGHFVNPITDVCWNCLFPLTIGSSEVVKSSYPDTKNPGNPLCLCPTPIGERLGVTIGYWEPAALVDVTPKPWCMVNLGVQLNVTKKGLGGSQMPETDGRGAFYYVHWYKYPLVYWLQVLTSLGCMETEDFDILYPSELDPTWNDSELAFVLNPEAVLFTSSSARASCAFDATKALAGTAVNSLFWCQGAQGSTYPLTGFVAHQASPISTAALLAERVDFKLHRPPTPAIRDSIGQDWPAVCHTYASSIMPKDRYRYQLVNTLPEAHRCHPFGQSVIGWEAGHTYPGDGDNFGFLIWKKRNCCFL, encoded by the coding sequence CAAAGGACACTTCGTCAATCCAATTACCGATGTCTGCTGGAATTGTTTGTTTCCACTTACTATTGGCAGTAGTGAAGTGGTTAAAAGCAGTTATCCTGATACAAAAAATCCAGGTAATCCTTTGTGTTTATGCCCTACACCCATTGGCGAGCGTTTAGGCGTCACTATTGGTTATTGGGAACCAGCGGCCTTGGTTGATGTGACGCCTAAACCCTGGTGTATGGTCAATTTAGGCGTGCAACTGAATGTCACTAAAAAAGGGTTAGGTGGCTCACAGATGCCGGAGACCGATGGACGCGGTGCGTTTTATTACGTTCATTGGTACAAATACCCTCTGGTTTATTGGCTGCAAGTATTAACGTCCTTAGGGTGTATGGAAACTGAAGATTTTGACATCTTATATCCGTCGGAGTTAGACCCCACTTGGAATGATTCAGAACTGGCCTTTGTTCTAAATCCTGAAGCCGTTTTATTTACCTCCTCGTCTGCAAGAGCTTCTTGTGCCTTTGATGCGACCAAAGCACTTGCAGGCACTGCCGTGAACAGTCTTTTTTGGTGCCAGGGTGCGCAAGGTTCTACGTATCCATTAACGGGGTTTGTGGCACATCAAGCAAGTCCTATAAGTACCGCAGCCTTACTTGCAGAACGCGTTGATTTTAAGTTGCATCGACCACCGACACCTGCGATTCGCGATTCGATAGGCCAAGATTGGCCTGCTGTATGTCATACCTATGCATCGAGCATTATGCCCAAAGACCGTTATCGCTATCAGTTGGTGAATACCTTGCCTGAAGCGCATCGTTGCCATCCGTTTGGACAATCCGTCATTGGATGGGAAGCAGGACACACCTATCCAGGTGATGGCGACAATTTTGGGTTTTTAATTTGGAAGAAAAGGAACTGTTGTTTTCTTTAA
- the trbC gene encoding type-F conjugative transfer system pilin assembly protein TrbC codes for MNAFGIFLSSLFLATASHANVNDFLNEASATGKAAHDSVSQDTLAHWNATSNQSYAQNKTLIDQIIEQSRQGAPIAQKGQTVDGAVLFVSFSMPEPLLFSLSDEAAAYKIPVVINGLIEGDFKKTITVFSKLHAKAKESKWAFNGVSIDPLWFEQFHITAVPALVVSKRPSSCGQQLICPEQTYDVVYGNASIKNSLQLIAQKGDSANEVAQALLENTHV; via the coding sequence ATGAATGCATTCGGAATTTTTTTAAGTAGCCTGTTTTTAGCCACCGCAAGTCATGCCAATGTGAATGATTTTCTTAATGAGGCATCGGCAACGGGTAAGGCGGCGCACGATTCAGTAAGCCAGGACACGTTGGCTCATTGGAATGCGACATCCAATCAATCCTATGCACAAAATAAGACCTTGATTGATCAGATTATTGAACAGTCACGGCAAGGAGCCCCTATTGCCCAAAAAGGCCAAACCGTTGATGGAGCCGTATTATTTGTGTCTTTTTCCATGCCAGAACCCTTGTTGTTTTCACTGAGCGATGAGGCAGCTGCTTATAAAATTCCGGTTGTGATTAATGGTCTGATTGAGGGGGATTTTAAAAAAACCATAACGGTGTTTTCCAAGCTTCATGCTAAGGCCAAAGAGTCCAAATGGGCGTTTAATGGAGTATCGATTGATCCTCTATGGTTTGAACAATTTCATATCACTGCGGTGCCTGCACTTGTTGTGAGCAAAAGGCCGAGCTCCTGTGGACAGCAACTTATTTGTCCCGAACAGACTTATGATGTGGTGTATGGCAATGCATCTATAAAAAACAGTTTACAACTCATTGCACAGAAAGGGGATAGTGCAAACGAGGTGGCGCAAGCTCTTTTGGAGAACACTCATGTCTAA